The following are from one region of the Rhizobium sullae genome:
- a CDS encoding ferritin-like domain-containing protein, with translation MNALSMTSLRGGAIDAICSADLDRKTALAQEAATRWFARRVSLRSPRDAPLPERPGRPEKPALVPPTQVERRSLHTVNGRIALLHAIAHIELNAVDLALDIVARFATEAVPNSFFDGWMQVAFEEAKHFRLVRERLRDLGADYGDMPAHDGLWQAAHATRNDLTARLAVVPLILEARGLDVTPSLQAKMRETGDLASAAVLDVIYNDEKGHVAVGAKWFRFLCARGRRDPAQTFKDLVRANFRGPLKPPFNDLARAEAGLTPSFYRSLTSTSNL, from the coding sequence ATGAACGCGCTTTCGATGACATCGCTGCGTGGCGGCGCGATCGACGCCATCTGCTCCGCCGATCTCGATCGCAAGACAGCCCTCGCACAGGAAGCGGCGACCCGCTGGTTCGCACGAAGGGTTTCCCTGCGTTCGCCGCGTGATGCGCCGCTGCCGGAGAGGCCCGGCCGGCCGGAAAAGCCGGCATTGGTGCCCCCGACACAGGTCGAGAGACGCTCGCTGCACACCGTCAACGGCCGTATCGCGCTGCTTCACGCGATCGCGCATATCGAGCTCAATGCCGTCGATTTAGCGCTCGATATCGTTGCGCGTTTTGCAACCGAAGCGGTTCCGAATTCGTTCTTCGACGGATGGATGCAGGTTGCCTTCGAGGAAGCGAAGCACTTTCGCCTCGTCCGCGAGCGCCTGCGGGATCTCGGCGCCGACTATGGCGACATGCCCGCCCATGACGGCCTATGGCAGGCCGCGCACGCGACAAGGAACGACCTCACGGCACGGCTTGCCGTCGTCCCACTGATTCTCGAAGCCCGCGGCCTGGACGTCACGCCGTCCTTGCAGGCGAAGATGCGCGAAACCGGCGATCTCGCAAGTGCAGCGGTGCTCGATGTCATCTACAACGATGAAAAGGGCCATGTGGCAGTTGGCGCCAAGTGGTTCCGCTTCCTCTGCGCCCGCGGACGCCGCGACCCAGCGCAGACCTTTAAGGACCTGGTGCGCGCAAACTTCCGGGGGCCGCTGAAGCCGCCGTTCAACGATCTGGCGCGCGCGGAAGCCGGGCTCACGCCTTCTTTCTATCGTTCGTTGACTTCAACTAGCAATTTGTAA
- a CDS encoding peroxiredoxin, which yields MAVLGIGATAPDFNLPRDGGGRVSLSDFRGKSLVLFFYPKDDTTGCTAESLAFTALADDFDAAGAAVIGMSPDSVKCHERFIKKHSLSVALASDEEKTTLQAYGVWKEKSMYGRNFMGVERTTFLIRTDGTVAMIWQKVKVPGHAEDVLKAVRNLSA from the coding sequence ATGGCGGTTCTCGGCATCGGCGCCACGGCCCCGGATTTCAATCTTCCCCGCGACGGCGGCGGACGGGTATCGCTTTCCGATTTCCGCGGAAAGTCGCTGGTTCTGTTCTTCTATCCGAAGGACGATACGACCGGCTGCACGGCGGAATCGCTGGCCTTCACCGCTCTGGCCGACGACTTCGACGCCGCCGGGGCGGCGGTCATCGGCATGTCACCCGATTCGGTCAAATGCCACGAACGCTTCATCAAGAAGCACAGCCTTTCGGTCGCGCTCGCGTCGGACGAAGAGAAGACGACCCTGCAGGCCTACGGCGTCTGGAAGGAAAAGAGCATGTACGGCCGCAATTTCATGGGCGTCGAGCGCACGACCTTCCTGATCCGCACTGATGGCACGGTCGCGATGATCTGGCAGAAGGTCAAGGTGCCCGGCCATGCTGAAGACGTTCTGAAGGCCGTCAGGAACCTCAGCGCATGA